One segment of Paramormyrops kingsleyae isolate MSU_618 chromosome 8, PKINGS_0.4, whole genome shotgun sequence DNA contains the following:
- the megf6b gene encoding uncharacterized protein megf6b, producing the protein MLIELAAVFILVIRGIRASVITGSDLQPYMPNVCPTREAMLVARNQPCVQAFTRVVKVWKQNCPGQTWCMGYDRRTAYYTAYRQVYQQEYRTVYKCCPGWSQLNGEAGCLYPICSDGVCFNGGQCREDSVHRCDCPPGFKGPSCQYDMNECEESNGGCEAECCNTIGSFYCRCPAGHELQEDGQTCRDVDECQVHNGGCQHRCLNTPGSYRCECDVGFRLHVDARTCIPVHSCAVSNGGCEHDCVPMSPGHFRCRCRDSYELAKDGKHCRPRDPCANRNGGCMQECRSDGGRALCSCRPGYRLAEDGEACSDVDECQTGQATCAHGCVNTHGSFVCICSAAYELGEDGRQCYRIEMEIVNSCETNNGGCSHHCQHSTNGPVCSCNHGYQLGDDLKTCVDVDECADGIACCKQGCSNYPGGYECYCDAGYQLHLQGCICEDVDECLSGNGGCEHRCQNTPGSFQCSCRPGHHLDEDQRSCLLLGGAVEALSSWQPEERPQLQLTLLRDYEQPLERYDDYEDGLGELRAESVLAEKFVCLNGTFGHDCSLTCADCSNGGVCRPEGGGCDCPDGWTGVVCNQTCPEGTYGRSCSFSCGCQNGGTCDPASGTCRCPPGVSGDMCQDGCPKGLYGKHCNKRCNCASKGHCHRTYGACLCDPGLYGRFCHLPCPKWTFGPGCSEECRCVQRNTLECHRRHGTCVCKPGYQGDACQEECIAGFYGSGCVKRCECPLGTPCDPVAGECQRQCPPGRIGARCEKECPGGRFGVACAMRCNCSGLPCDQVTGQCRCPAGKAGERCEAECNEGFWGLGCREVCPPCENGGACDKQKGSCNCVPGYTGALCQEVCPSGQFGLRCQLRCECEDSGQCHPATGRCMCLPGRTGLHCSKACDAGFWGPDCSRTCDCVNGDGTCEAETGRCSCDAGFTGTLCEQKCPAGSFGPGCRHWCRCDGSATCDHVSGACSCPAGRIGTFCEKPCPQGFYGADCQQKCSCLNGARCDPFTGACRCSPGWVGPHCNLPCPPGSYGEACTQVCHCHNNASCHPVSGQCHCAPGFTGPSCLQACSVGFYGLACQQRCLCQNGGTCDPADGHCTCPDGWTGAACELECAGGLFGAGCQQRCECENGARCDPHSGKCTCGPGWVGRRCHTACPAGFFGPDCKQRCVCDHGALCHHVTGACVCPAGWRGTLCDRACLPGTFGQNCTELCRCPAGTACHHVTGECGCPPGLTGNGCEQPCLPGTYGLNCNQMCQCPAVNQLCHPVTGHCYCAPGYHGDHCSLGCAVGSYGPGCVHRCQCLNGGGCQPTTGACACPPGYIGAHCNLTCPVGHYGQDCAQAVLCAEGAKSDPVTGRCECDTGRRGADCSQDCAPGWFGEDCAQPCNCSNGGLCDTVSGLCTCALGWTGEHCEQECPPGRYGANCSLHCGCLHDGACDRVTGLCQCPQGYYGPLCQHACPAGFHGPSCHLPCDCRNGATCHPSSGLCICPPGYQGHRCENLCEQGRFGENCTQSCDCAGDSPCDPVSGRCLCPSGKTGSRCDADCPANRFGPDCAHFCECDSRGQCDPRSGRCTCLDGWGGLTCRESQLSWPQQSHTDISTQESYRDRRQNLSHPDNYV; encoded by the exons ACATGAATGAATGCGAGGAGTCGAACGGGGGCTGTGAGGCTGAGTGCTGCAATACCATTGGCAGCTTCTACTGCAGGTGTCCTGCTGGCCATGAGCTCCAGGAGGACGGCCAGACCTGTCGGG ACGTTGACGAGTGCCAGGTCCACAACGGCGGCTGCCAGCACAGATGTTTGAACACCCCGGGCTCCTACCGCTGCGAGTGCGACGTGGGATTCCGCCTGCACGTCGACGCGCGCACCTGCATCC CGGTTCACTCCTGTGCGGTCAGCAATGGAGGCTGCGAGCATGACTGCGTCCCCATGTCCCCTGGGCACTTTCGATGCCGCTGCAGGGACAGCTACGAGCTGGCCAAGGATGGCAAGCACTGCCGGC CACGGGACCCGTGTGCCAACCGGAATGGGGGCTGCATGCAGGAATGCCGGAGCGATGGCGGGCGGGCGCTGTGTAGCTGCCGCCCCGGCTACCGGCTGGCAGAGGACGGCGAGGCCTGTTCAG ATGTCGACGAGTGTCAGACGGGCCAGGCCACCTGTGCACATGGCTGTGTCAACACACACGGCTCCTTCGTCTGCATCTGCAGTGCTGCCTACGAGCTGGGCGAAGACGGCAGGCAGTGCTACC GCATTGAGATGGAGATAGTCAACAGCTGCGAGACAAATAACGGCGGCTGTTCGCATCACTGTCAGCATTCCACCAATGGGCCGGTCTGCAGCTGTAACCATGGCTACCAGCTGGGCGATGACCTCAAGACCTGTGTGG ATGTTGACGAATGCGCAGACGGCATCGCCTGCTGCAAGCAGGGCTGCAGTAACTACCCGGGTGGGTACGAGTGCTACTGCGACGCGGGATACCAGCTCCACCTGCAGGGGTGCATCTGTGAGG ATGTGGACGAGTGCCTGTCCGGAAATGGGGGCTGTGAGCACAGGTGCCAGAACACGCCGGGATCCTTCCAGTGCTCCTGTCGCCCGGGACACCACCTGGACGAGGACCAGCGCTCCTGCCTTC TCCTGGGCGGCGCTGTGGAGGCGCTGAGTAGCTGGCAGCCGGAAGAACGACCCCAGCTCCAGCTCACGCTGCTGCGGGACTATGAGCAGCCGCTGGAGCGCTACGACGACTACGAGGACGGCCTAGGAGAGCTGCGTGCAGAGAGCGTGCTGGCAGAGAAGTTTG TGTGTCTGAACGGCACCTTCGGCCACGACTGCAGCCTGACGTGTGCAGACTGCTCCAATGGGGGGGTGTGCAGGCCAGAAGGGGGTGGCTGTGACTGCCCTGACGGCTGGACTGGGGTCGTCTGCAATCAGA CGTGTCCCGAGGGGACCTACGGGCGGAGCTGCTCCTTCAGCTGTGGGTGCCAGAACGGGGGCACGTGTGACCCGGCCAGCGGCACGTGCCGGTGCCCCCCCGGCGTCAGTGGCGACATGTGCCAGGATG GCTGCCCCAAAGGCCTGTATGGGAAGCACTGCAATAAGAGGTGCAACTGCGCCAGTAAGGGACATTGTCACCGCACCTACGGGGCCTGCCTCTGCGACCCGGGGCTCTACGGCCGCTTCTGCCACCTGC CTTGTCCCAAGTGGACGTTCGGCCCGGGCTGCTCTGAGGAATGCCGCTGTGTCCAGCGGAACACCCTGGAATGTCACCGTCGCCACGGCACCTGCGTCTGCAAACCTGGGTACCAAGGAGACGCCTGCCAGGAAG aatgcattgctggGTTTTACGGCTCGGGATGCGTAAAGAGATGCGAGTGTCCACTGGGCACCCCATGTGATCCGGTGGCCGGGGAGTGCCAGCGCCAGTGCCCTCCGGGTCGGATTGGAGCCAGATGTGAAAAAG AATGCCCAGGCGGACGTTTCGGGGTGGCATGTGCCATGCGATGTAACTGTTCGGGGTTGCCGTGTGACCAGGTGACTGGGCAGTGCCGCTGTCCTGCTGGAAAGGCCGGGGAGCGCTGTGAGGCAG AGTGTAACGAAGGCTTCTGGGGGCTAGGCTGCAGGGAGGTCTGCCCCCCCTGTGAGAATGGGGGGGCGTGTGACAAACAGAAGGGCTCCTGCAACTGTGTGCCGGGATACACGGGCGCGCTGTGTCAGGAAG tttgcccATCTGGGCAGTTTGGTCTGCGATGCCAGCTCCGCTGTGAGTGTGAGGATAGTGGGCAGTGCCACCCTGCCACTGGACGCTGCATGTGTCTCCCTGGACGGACTGGCTTGCACTGCAGTAAAG CTTGTGACGCTGGATTCTGGGGCCCAGACTGCAGCAGAACCTGCGACTGTGTGAACGGCGACGGCACTTGCGAGGCGGAGACGGGCCGTTGCAGTTGCGATGCAGGCTTCACTGGGACACTCTGCGAGCAGA AGTGCCCAGCGGGCTCGTTTGGACCGGGATGTCGGCACTGGTGCCGGTGTGACGGCAGTGCGACCTGTGACCACGTGAGCggtgcctgcagctgcccgGCAGGACGGATCGGGACGTTCTGTGAGAAAC CCTGTCCCCAGGGATTTTACGGGGCAGACTGCCAGCAGAAGTGCTCCTGTCTGAACGGAGCCCGCTGTGACCCCTTCACCGGGGCGTGCCGGTGCTCCCCCGGGTGGGTCGGCCCACACTGCAACCTTC CGTGCCCCCCTGGCTCCTATGGAGAGGCCTGTACCCAGGTCTGCCACTGCCACAACAATGCCAGCTGCCACCCAGTGTCTGGCCAGTGCCACTGTGCTCCTGGCTTCACTGGGCCCAGCTGCCTGCAAG catgctcagtgGGATTCTACGGGTTGGCCTGTCAGCAGCGCTGCCTCTGCCAGAATGGGGGCACATGTGACCCCGCTGATGGGCACTGCACGTGCCCTGATGGGTGGACCGGAGCGGCCTGCGAGCTGG AGTGCGCTGGGGGCCTCTTCGGAGCAGGATGCCAGCAGCGCTGTGAGTGTGAGAACGGCGCGCGGTGTGACCCACACAGCGGCAAGTGCACCTGTGGGCCCGGCTGGGTGGGCCGGCGCTGTCACACAG CATGCCCCGCTGGGTTTTTCGGACCCGACTGTAAGCAGCGATGCGTGTGTGACCATGGCGCCCTCTGTCACCATGTCACCggtgcctgtgtgtgtcctgctggGTGGAGAGGTACACTGTGTGACAGAG CCTGTTTACCTGGGACGTTCGGGCAGAACTGCACAGAGCTTTGCCGATGCCCCGCCGGCACGGCCTGTCACCATGTGACCGGGGAGTGCGGCTGCCCTCCCGGGCTGACGGGCAATGGCTGTGAGCAGC CCTGCCTGCCGGGTACCTATGGCCTCAACTGCAATCAGATGTGCCAGTGTCCTGCGGTCAATCAGCTCTGTCACCCTGTCACCGGCCACTGCTACTGTGCGCCTGGTTACCACGGTGACCACTGCTCTCTTG GGTGTGCGGTGGGTTCCTACGGGCCAGGCTGCGTGCACCGGTGCCAgtgtttgaatgggggggggtgccagCCAACCACAGGGGCCTGTGCGTGCCCACCGGGATATATCGGAGCCCACTGCAACCTCA CCTGTCCAGTGGGGCACTATGGGCAAGACTGTGCCCAGGCAGTGCTCTGTGCAGAGGGGGCCAAGAGCGACCCGGTCACAGGCCGCTGCGAGTGCGACACCGGGCGACGGGGAGCCGACTGCAGCCAAG ACTGTGCTCCAGGCTGGTTTGGGGAGGACTGTGCACAGCCCTGTAACTGTAGCAATGGAGGCCTGTGTGACACTGTCTCTGGGCTGTGTACTTGCGCACTGGGCTGGACCGGAGAGCACTGCGAACAGG AGTGCCCCCCAGGGAGATACGGGGCTAACTGCTCGCTGCACTGTGGCTGCCTTCACGACGGCGCGTGTGACCGTGTGACGGGCCTTTGCCAGTGTCCCCAGGGCTACTACGGCCCGCTCTGCCAGCACG CGTGTCCCGCCGGCTTCCACGGCCCCAGCTGCCACCTGCCGTGTGACTGCCGCAACGGGGCCACATGTCACCCCAGCAGCGGCCTCTGCATCTGCCCCCCCGGCTACCAGGGACACCGCTGCGAGAATC TATGTGAACAAGGCAGGTTTGGAGAAAACTGCacgcagtcatgtgactgtgcCGGGGACAGCCCATGTGACCCTGTGAGCGGCAGGTGTCTGTGTCCATCGGGGAAGACGGGGTCCAGGTGTGACGCGG ACTGTCCTGCGAACCGCTTCGGCCCAGACTGCGCACACTTCTGCGAGtgtgacagcagggggcagtgtgaccCTCGGAGCGGACGCTGCACTTGCCTTGACGGCTGGGGGGGCCTCACATGCAGGGAGAGTCAGCTCTCCTGGCCACAGCAGTCCCATACAG ATATATCCACACAGGAGTCCTACAGAGACCGAAGGCAGAACCTCTCGCATCCAGATAATTATGTatag
- the kcnab2a gene encoding voltage-gated potassium channel subunit beta-2 isoform X5 codes for MAEQLMTLAYENGINLFDTAEVYAAGKAEVTLGNIIKKKGWRRSSLVITTKIFWGGKAETERGLSRKHIIEGLKASLERLQLEYVDVVFANRPDPNTPMEETVRAMTHVINQGMAMYWGTSRWSPMEIMEAYSVARQFNQIPPICEQAEYHMFQREKVEVQLPELFHKIGVGAMTWSPLACGIISGKYDSGVPPYSRASLKGYQWLKDKILSEEGRRQQAKLKELQAIAERLGCTLPQLAIAWCLRNEGVSSVLLGASNTDQLMENIGAIQVLPKLSSSIVHEVDSILGNKPYSKKDYRS; via the exons ATGGCCGAGCAGCTGATGACTCTGGCCTACGAGAACGGCATTAACCTGTTCGACACCGCCGAGGTCTACGCGGCGGGAAA GGCTGAGGTCACCCTGGGAAACATCATAAAAAAGAAAGGTTGGAG GCGTTCCAGTCTGGTCATCACTACAAAGATCTTCTGGGGCGGAAA AGCAGAAACGGAGAGGGGTCTGTCCAGGAAGCACATCATCGAAG GTCTGAAGGCTTCCCTGGAGAGGCTGCAGTTAGAATATGTAGATGTGGTGTTCGCCAACAGGCCAGACCCCAATACGCCCATGGAAG AGACGGTGCGAGCGATGACCCACGTGATCAATCAGGGAATGGCTATGTACTGGGGCACGTCCCGCTGGAGTCCCATGGAGATCATG GAGGCGTACTCCGTGGCACGGCAGTTCAACCAGATCCCCCCCATCTGCGAGCAGGCTGAGTACCACATGTTTCAGAGAGAGAAGGTGGAGGTGCAGCTCCCAGAGCTCTTCCACAAGATTG GCGTCGGTGCGATGACGTGGTCCCCACTGGCCTGTGGGATCATCTCAGGGAAATACGACAGTGGGGTTCCCCCCTACTCACGAGCCTCCCTGAAG GGCTACCAATGGCTGAAGGACAAGATCCTGAGCGAGGAGGGCCGGCGCCAGCAGGCGAAGCTGAAAGAGCTGCAGGCGATCGCGGAGCGGCTGGGCTGCACACTGCCCCAGCTCGCCATCG CGTGGTGCCTGCGAAACGAGGGCGTGAGTTCTGTGCTGTTGGGGGCATCCAACACGGACCAGCTGATGGAGAACATAGGAGCGATACAG GTCCTTCCGAAGCTGTCCTCGTCCATCGTGCACGAGGTGGACAGCATCCTGGGAAACAAGCCTTACAGTAAAAAGGACTACCGATCCTAA
- the kcnab2a gene encoding voltage-gated potassium channel subunit beta-2 isoform X4, giving the protein MYPESTTDSPARLSLRQTGSPGMIYRNLGKSGLRVSCLGLGTWVTFGGQITDEMAEQLMTLAYENGINLFDTAEVYAAGKAEVTLGNIIKKKGWRRSSLVITTKIFWGGKAETERGLSRKHIIEGLKASLERLQLEYVDVVFANRPDPNTPMEETVRAMTHVINQGMAMYWGTSRWSPMEIMEAYSVARQFNQIPPICEQAEYHMFQREKVEVQLPELFHKIGVGAMTWSPLACGIISGKYDSGVPPYSRASLKGYQWLKDKILSEEGRRQQAKLKELQAIAERLGCTLPQLAIAWCLRNEGVSSVLLGASNTDQLMENIGAIQVLPKLSSSIVHEVDSILGNKPYSKKDYRS; this is encoded by the exons AAACCTTGGAAAATCCGGACTGAGGGTGTCCTGCCTCGGGCTGG GAACATGGGTGACGTTTGGGGGCCAGATCACGGACGAG ATGGCCGAGCAGCTGATGACTCTGGCCTACGAGAACGGCATTAACCTGTTCGACACCGCCGAGGTCTACGCGGCGGGAAA GGCTGAGGTCACCCTGGGAAACATCATAAAAAAGAAAGGTTGGAG GCGTTCCAGTCTGGTCATCACTACAAAGATCTTCTGGGGCGGAAA AGCAGAAACGGAGAGGGGTCTGTCCAGGAAGCACATCATCGAAG GTCTGAAGGCTTCCCTGGAGAGGCTGCAGTTAGAATATGTAGATGTGGTGTTCGCCAACAGGCCAGACCCCAATACGCCCATGGAAG AGACGGTGCGAGCGATGACCCACGTGATCAATCAGGGAATGGCTATGTACTGGGGCACGTCCCGCTGGAGTCCCATGGAGATCATG GAGGCGTACTCCGTGGCACGGCAGTTCAACCAGATCCCCCCCATCTGCGAGCAGGCTGAGTACCACATGTTTCAGAGAGAGAAGGTGGAGGTGCAGCTCCCAGAGCTCTTCCACAAGATTG GCGTCGGTGCGATGACGTGGTCCCCACTGGCCTGTGGGATCATCTCAGGGAAATACGACAGTGGGGTTCCCCCCTACTCACGAGCCTCCCTGAAG GGCTACCAATGGCTGAAGGACAAGATCCTGAGCGAGGAGGGCCGGCGCCAGCAGGCGAAGCTGAAAGAGCTGCAGGCGATCGCGGAGCGGCTGGGCTGCACACTGCCCCAGCTCGCCATCG CGTGGTGCCTGCGAAACGAGGGCGTGAGTTCTGTGCTGTTGGGGGCATCCAACACGGACCAGCTGATGGAGAACATAGGAGCGATACAG GTCCTTCCGAAGCTGTCCTCGTCCATCGTGCACGAGGTGGACAGCATCCTGGGAAACAAGCCTTACAGTAAAAAGGACTACCGATCCTAA